From the genome of bacterium, one region includes:
- a CDS encoding DUF2997 domain-containing protein: protein MAEKQDIEILITEDGYITYHIKGIKGKKCVEVAKTLADPLGEIENMQLTSEYYEQEKKVKEITKQNVSQQVRPA, encoded by the coding sequence ATGGCAGAAAAACAAGATATAGAGATATTAATCACGGAAGATGGTTACATCACATATCATATTAAAGGGATTAAAGGCAAAAAATGCGTTGAGGTAGCGAAAACTTTGGCTGACCCTCTTGGAGAAATTGAGAATATGCAACTGACTTCAGAATATTACGAACAGGAAAAGAAAGTTAAAGAGATTACAAAACAAAATGTCTCTCAACAGGTTAGACCAGCTTGA
- a CDS encoding alpha/beta hydrolase — protein sequence MADIMTKLFNQLPITNHQLPITSYQLPITSYQLPVTNYQLPVTNYPFAGYEI from the coding sequence TTGGCTGATATCATGACGAAACTATTTAACCAGTTACCAATTACCAATCACCAGTTACCAATTACCAGTTACCAGTTACCAATTACCAGTTACCAATTACCAGTTACCAATTACCAGTTACCAGTTACCAATTATCCGTTTGCAGGTTATGAAATCTGA